A single window of Pseudoduganella plicata DNA harbors:
- a CDS encoding GGDEF domain-containing protein, protein MSSKPTTTASAEQNPAEIAREAFRRLAIRRIAPTPEAYRDIYNEIAGIPTPAPVGPTTAPATAPDTGPENVLTRFAARMTEQPGELADFGRRFNRAVKARDWEAYAATLSQLAERPVRKAGGIELAPMPEGEQTRLLRDLLSRTLTLAVASLLSGTPLAAEAESLGSATKEAHTEADLSEIAVRLKQLCYQIELKSGDTAEQQELLLRLFRLLLENVSELLEDDSWLRGQVDSVQALIEGPLDARALEAATRSLKDVIYKQSQLKHSMTDVRVTVKNMMMTFIDRLGQVAASTGDFHEKIGNYSAKISQAQDIGELNTILDEVLQETRIVQSEALKARDNMVTARQEVQDAEARIHALETQLQHMSELVREDQLTGSLNRRGLDDVFERETARADRRGTPLCIAVLDLDDFKKLNDTYGHIAGDGALKHLVKIVKETLRSMDVIARFGGEEFLIMLPETTVDAAVATMTRLQRELTKHFFLHDNEKVLITFSAGVALRRPHEEQTELVKRADEAMYTAKKTGKNRVVVAE, encoded by the coding sequence ATGTCGAGCAAACCCACCACCACCGCCAGCGCCGAGCAGAATCCGGCAGAGATAGCACGCGAAGCGTTCCGCCGCCTGGCGATCCGCCGCATCGCGCCGACGCCGGAAGCCTACCGGGACATCTATAACGAAATCGCCGGCATCCCGACGCCGGCGCCCGTCGGTCCGACCACCGCTCCCGCAACCGCACCCGACACAGGTCCGGAAAACGTCCTGACGCGCTTTGCTGCCCGCATGACGGAACAGCCGGGCGAACTGGCGGACTTCGGCCGCCGCTTCAACCGGGCCGTCAAGGCGCGCGACTGGGAAGCCTACGCGGCAACCTTGTCGCAGCTGGCCGAGCGGCCGGTGCGCAAGGCCGGCGGCATCGAGCTGGCGCCGATGCCTGAGGGCGAACAGACGCGCCTGCTGCGCGACCTGCTCAGCCGCACACTGACGCTGGCCGTCGCGTCGCTGCTGTCGGGCACGCCGCTGGCGGCGGAGGCCGAATCGCTGGGCTCGGCAACGAAGGAAGCGCACACGGAAGCGGACCTGTCGGAAATCGCCGTGCGCCTGAAGCAGTTGTGCTACCAGATCGAACTGAAGAGCGGCGACACCGCAGAACAGCAGGAACTGCTGCTGCGCCTGTTCCGCCTGCTTCTGGAAAACGTCAGCGAACTGCTGGAAGACGACTCGTGGCTGCGCGGCCAGGTCGACTCCGTGCAGGCGCTGATCGAAGGCCCGCTCGATGCCCGCGCGCTGGAAGCGGCCACGCGCAGCCTGAAGGACGTCATCTACAAGCAGAGCCAGCTCAAGCACAGCATGACCGACGTGCGCGTCACCGTGAAAAACATGATGATGACGTTTATCGACCGTCTCGGTCAGGTGGCCGCCTCGACGGGCGACTTCCACGAAAAGATCGGCAATTACTCCGCCAAGATCAGCCAGGCGCAGGACATCGGCGAACTGAACACGATTCTGGACGAAGTGCTGCAGGAAACCCGCATCGTCCAGAGCGAGGCGCTGAAGGCGCGCGACAACATGGTCACGGCGCGCCAGGAAGTGCAGGATGCCGAGGCGCGCATCCACGCGCTGGAAACGCAGCTGCAGCATATGAGCGAGCTGGTGCGTGAAGACCAGCTGACGGGCAGCCTGAACCGCCGCGGCCTGGACGACGTGTTCGAACGGGAAACGGCCCGCGCCGACCGCCGCGGCACGCCCCTGTGCATCGCCGTGCTGGACCTGGACGACTTCAAGAAGCTCAACGATACGTACGGCCACATCGCCGGCGACGGCGCGCTGAAGCACCTCGTCAAGATCGTCAAGGAAACGCTGCGTTCGATGGACGTCATTGCCCGCTTCGGCGGCGAGGAATTCCTCATCATGCTGCCGGAAACGACGGTGGACGCGGCAGTGGCCACCATGACGCGACTGCAGCGCGAACTGACGAAGCATTTCTTCCTGCACGATAACGAAAAAGTGCTGATTACCTTCTCCGCCGGTGTGGCATTGCGCCGCCCGCACGAGGAACAGACGGAACTGGTCAAACGGGCCGACGAAGCCATGTATACGGCAAAGAAAACCGGTAAAAACCGCGTGGTCGTAGCGGAATAA
- a CDS encoding IS4 family transposase, whose protein sequence is MFDDTLHFLANHLESPDWARLGEHLPYEWVEQAVLSTEAASIRHRRLPAEQVVWLMVALALYRHKSISEVLDDLGLAVPDSQTPFVSKSAAAQARQRVGQAPLKWLFERSARHWVAQDKKAYLFKGLQLFAMDGTTLRTHDTVENREHFGAQSYASDTVASYPQVRGVTVTSLPTHLVHSAVFGPYSTNEMLYAKQLLGTIPNESLTVFDRGFLSAEILCGLTGSGAERHFIIPSKSNTKWEAIEGESEDMLVRMRVSPQARAKCPELPEFWEARAITVVDAQARKRILLTSLRDRRRYKPSDIALCYDKRWGIETSYRELKQTMLGTALTLRSKTVDGVYQEIWGTLIAYNLIRLEIAKAALAVKCEPTEVSFIRAFHLIQFELHWAGVTRSYGKLPASMKHLRERLVSLLNDERPGRKCDRAVKATPKRYAVRKVKKLP, encoded by the coding sequence ATGTTCGACGACACCCTGCATTTCCTAGCGAATCATCTCGAGTCTCCTGATTGGGCGAGGCTGGGAGAGCATTTGCCGTATGAATGGGTCGAGCAGGCGGTGTTGAGCACGGAGGCGGCCAGTATCCGACATCGGCGTCTACCCGCTGAGCAGGTCGTGTGGCTGATGGTCGCGCTGGCTTTGTATAGGCACAAATCCATCAGCGAAGTGCTCGATGATCTTGGTTTGGCGGTACCGGATTCACAGACGCCATTCGTCAGCAAGAGTGCTGCGGCACAAGCCCGCCAACGCGTCGGACAAGCACCTTTGAAATGGCTATTCGAGCGTTCGGCCAGGCACTGGGTTGCGCAGGACAAGAAGGCCTATCTGTTCAAGGGGTTGCAGTTGTTCGCCATGGACGGAACAACCTTGCGTACGCACGACACGGTGGAAAATCGCGAGCATTTCGGGGCGCAAAGCTACGCGAGCGATACGGTCGCAAGCTATCCTCAGGTGCGAGGTGTCACCGTGACATCGCTCCCTACGCACTTGGTACACAGCGCCGTGTTTGGGCCGTACTCGACCAATGAAATGCTGTATGCAAAGCAGCTGCTTGGCACCATTCCGAATGAATCACTGACGGTTTTCGATCGAGGTTTCCTGTCAGCCGAGATCTTATGTGGCCTGACAGGCAGCGGCGCTGAACGGCACTTCATCATCCCGTCCAAATCGAATACCAAGTGGGAAGCAATCGAGGGCGAAAGCGAAGATATGCTGGTGCGCATGCGCGTCTCGCCCCAAGCCAGGGCCAAGTGCCCAGAGTTGCCCGAGTTCTGGGAAGCGCGGGCAATCACCGTCGTTGACGCCCAAGCACGCAAGCGCATCTTGCTGACGTCGCTACGCGACCGCCGTCGCTACAAGCCAAGTGATATCGCCCTCTGCTACGACAAGCGCTGGGGAATTGAGACGAGTTACCGGGAGCTCAAGCAGACCATGCTCGGCACAGCGCTGACGCTGCGCTCGAAAACCGTGGACGGGGTATATCAGGAAATCTGGGGCACTCTTATTGCTTACAACCTAATCCGGCTCGAAATCGCCAAAGCCGCACTGGCCGTCAAGTGTGAACCGACCGAGGTAAGCTTCATCCGCGCTTTTCACCTAATCCAGTTTGAACTGCACTGGGCAGGGGTCACCAGGTCGTACGGAAAACTGCCTGCATCAATGAAGCACCTACGAGAAAGGTTGGTTAGCCTCCTGAACGACGAACGGCCCGGCCGCAAATGCGACCGGGCCGTCAAGGCAACGCCGAAGCGTTACGCCGTCCGGAAGGTCAAGAAGCTACCTTAA
- a CDS encoding calcium-binding protein, whose translation MTGVRTFATTSAASALAADNIPTEGSDVLYGSIVDGLGGNDTINGTTGNDSLMGGADHDVLTGSNGNDTLVGGAGADTYEFDEYSGSDVIVLDPSEPGQADRINLRNVDESELEFFQRIGNDLIIKWQKDNTGAVQQVTLKDVYSDPSHQQIIFELDKFLDTVPVEYTMREVFERYTMFLTAGDDTLGPSDLAERVNGDAGNDRLEMGAGNDFASGGVGDDTLDGGTGNDSLSGGAGNDTFLLRIGAGVDTIVSSDNTVGRIDLLKFEDVPSTGLTAVIRSGANLILKYGATDEVTLSNHFSAATGAITHVEFSDGQTWDMAQLYAAYDIDLTAGDDTAAFPASLAETVHGGAGNDIIDGRGGNDLIYGDDGNDSLTGEVGTDTLHGGTGTDTLAGGIDNDVLHGDAGNDLLSGDAGDDVLFGGAGNDTLQGAVGNDTVDGGSGDDSMVESSGSNTFILRVGSGRDSISLAGNTMANKVETIRFEDVASTALTGVQRAGANLVLTYGSGDSVTLVSFYNSAFAKFSTLEFSDGVSFRPDQLAASYAIDMADTAENFTFTDAIETIHGAGGNDTIAAAGGNDVVYGEADNDNINGGAGNDTIFGGDGADILNGVDGDDVLDGGTGNDTISAGTGNDTVLLRIGSGLDSVTFGDSTVGRIKTLVFEDVAFGALTGVQRSGLNLVLSYGSADQVTLVNYFSGTTAEINEIRFKDGSYTVADILSSYPLSLTDAADNAIFTRNWNESIDAGADNDTVDGQGGNDAIRGERGNDSLTGGAGNDTLVGGADNDVLIGGVDNDILTGDAGRDTLTGDAGDDRLSGGLDADALNGGIGNDTLDGGAGNDALVSGTGNDIVVLRVGSGVDTVDLTDASAIKSKILRFEDVTFDALTAVKRVAGNLTLQYGDGDSVTVTNFFGANKFNAIEFANGVTFTPAQLFAKYDIWFSEGADNGTFSDDVETIHGGAGNDTIAALGGNDVLYGDGDNDNLQGGAGNDTLFGGDGSDVLTGDVGDDRFDGGAGNDTYNSGAGNDVYVLRVGSGVDTINTADSTVGRIKTLVFEDVASTALAGVQRSGLSLILNYGNGDQVTLVNHFSAAANEVNVFTFSDKSVTAGELLAAYPLRLTVGADTATFPRNTDETIYADAGNDTVDAAGGNDAIYGEAGADSLTGGSGNDTLSGGTENDVLIGGADNDVLTGDAGRDTLTGDAGDDVLRGGVEADSLVGGIGNDTLDGGAGNDTLTGDAGNDLYLLRVGSGNDTINLADTTTGPKIETVRFEDVNSDALTAVRRSGGNLILEYGNGDSVTFTAYYTGNKFTTLAFADGVSLDHDGLFARYAVRLTELADSAAFTDTPETVYGGAGNDVITALGGNDVVHGEGDNDNLNGGVGNDSLYGGAGNDNLTGDVGDDVLDGGTGNDTMTSGAGNDTFLLRTGDGVDTLNVADTVAGRVDTIVFEDIGALNMAGVQRVGANLVLNYTAADQATITNFFSGPTQVVNTLKFADATWTVQELLDNYYINLSVAADTLTFSALGEAVKAGAGNDVLDGGAGNDRLYGELGSDRLTGGIDNDELYGGDGLDTLLGGTGEDVLEGELGVDSLLGEAGNDVLRGGAGNDILDGGAGDDLLDGGVDNDALTGGVGNDTYLFRLGSGVDTVTATDSTVGRVEVVAFEDIAASQLTSVVRSGNNFVLTYGTADKVTVVNQFLSATYAVNAFQFADGQVYTAAELQALGSAMTASATEAALVGVAPLEPVL comes from the coding sequence ATGACGGGTGTCCGTACTTTTGCCACCACCAGCGCCGCGTCCGCACTGGCCGCAGACAATATTCCCACCGAGGGCAGCGACGTCCTCTACGGCAGCATCGTTGACGGGCTGGGCGGGAATGATACGATCAATGGCACGACCGGCAACGATTCACTGATGGGCGGCGCCGATCACGACGTCCTGACGGGCAGCAATGGCAACGACACCCTCGTCGGTGGCGCCGGCGCCGATACCTACGAGTTCGACGAATATTCGGGCAGCGACGTGATCGTTCTCGATCCCAGCGAGCCGGGACAGGCCGACCGCATCAACCTGCGCAATGTCGACGAATCGGAGCTGGAATTCTTCCAGCGCATCGGCAACGATCTGATTATCAAATGGCAGAAGGACAATACCGGCGCGGTCCAGCAGGTAACGCTGAAGGACGTTTATTCGGACCCGTCGCATCAGCAGATAATCTTCGAGCTCGATAAATTCCTCGACACCGTCCCTGTCGAATACACCATGAGAGAGGTATTCGAGCGTTATACGATGTTCCTGACGGCGGGCGACGATACCCTGGGCCCGTCGGACCTGGCTGAACGCGTCAATGGCGATGCCGGCAACGACCGTCTCGAGATGGGCGCCGGCAACGACTTCGCCAGTGGCGGCGTGGGCGACGACACCCTGGACGGCGGCACCGGCAACGACAGCCTGTCCGGCGGCGCCGGCAACGACACCTTCTTGCTGCGCATCGGCGCGGGCGTCGACACGATCGTCAGCAGCGACAACACCGTCGGCCGTATCGACCTGCTCAAGTTCGAGGACGTTCCCTCGACCGGCCTGACCGCCGTCATCCGCTCCGGTGCCAACCTGATCCTGAAGTACGGCGCCACGGACGAAGTCACGCTGTCCAACCACTTCAGCGCTGCGACGGGCGCCATTACCCATGTCGAATTTTCCGACGGCCAGACGTGGGACATGGCCCAACTGTACGCCGCCTACGATATCGACCTGACCGCCGGCGACGACACGGCCGCCTTTCCCGCCAGCCTGGCCGAAACGGTACACGGCGGCGCGGGCAACGACATCATCGACGGCCGCGGCGGCAACGACCTGATCTACGGCGACGACGGCAACGACTCGCTGACGGGTGAAGTGGGTACGGACACGCTGCACGGCGGTACCGGCACCGATACGCTGGCCGGCGGTATCGACAACGACGTGCTGCATGGCGACGCCGGTAACGATTTGCTGTCCGGCGACGCCGGCGACGATGTCCTGTTCGGCGGCGCCGGCAACGACACGCTGCAGGGCGCGGTCGGCAACGATACCGTCGACGGCGGCAGCGGCGACGACAGCATGGTGGAGTCCAGCGGCAGCAATACGTTCATCCTGCGCGTGGGCTCCGGCCGCGACAGCATTTCGCTGGCCGGGAACACGATGGCCAACAAGGTCGAGACGATCCGCTTCGAGGACGTGGCCTCGACGGCACTGACCGGCGTCCAGCGTGCCGGCGCCAACCTGGTGCTGACCTACGGCTCGGGCGACAGCGTCACGCTGGTGTCGTTCTACAACAGCGCATTTGCCAAATTCTCGACGCTGGAATTCTCCGACGGCGTCAGCTTCCGCCCCGACCAGCTGGCCGCCAGCTACGCCATCGACATGGCGGACACGGCCGAGAACTTCACGTTCACCGACGCCATTGAAACGATCCACGGCGCCGGCGGTAACGACACGATCGCAGCGGCGGGCGGCAACGACGTGGTCTATGGCGAAGCGGACAACGACAACATCAACGGCGGCGCCGGCAACGACACGATCTTCGGGGGCGACGGCGCGGACATCCTGAACGGCGTCGACGGCGACGACGTGCTCGACGGCGGCACGGGCAACGACACGATCAGCGCCGGCACCGGCAACGACACGGTGCTGCTGCGCATCGGGTCGGGCCTGGACAGCGTCACCTTCGGCGACAGCACCGTCGGGCGCATCAAGACCCTGGTATTCGAGGACGTCGCGTTCGGCGCGCTGACGGGTGTGCAGCGCAGCGGCCTGAACCTTGTCCTGTCGTACGGCAGCGCCGACCAGGTCACGCTGGTGAACTACTTCAGCGGTACGACCGCCGAGATCAACGAGATCCGCTTCAAGGACGGCAGCTACACGGTGGCCGATATCCTGTCCAGCTATCCGCTGAGCCTGACGGACGCGGCCGACAACGCCATCTTCACGCGCAACTGGAACGAATCGATCGACGCCGGTGCCGATAACGACACCGTGGATGGGCAAGGCGGCAACGACGCCATCCGTGGCGAAAGGGGCAACGACTCGCTGACGGGCGGCGCCGGCAACGATACGCTGGTGGGCGGCGCGGACAACGATGTGCTGATCGGCGGCGTGGACAACGACATCCTCACCGGCGACGCGGGACGCGACACGCTGACGGGCGACGCCGGCGACGACCGCCTGTCCGGCGGCCTGGACGCCGACGCGCTGAATGGCGGCATCGGCAACGACACGCTGGACGGCGGCGCGGGCAATGACGCCCTCGTCAGCGGCACCGGCAACGACATCGTCGTGCTGCGTGTCGGCTCCGGCGTGGATACCGTCGACCTGACCGACGCCAGCGCCATCAAGAGCAAGATCCTGCGCTTTGAGGACGTGACGTTCGACGCCCTGACGGCCGTCAAGCGTGTGGCCGGCAACCTGACGCTGCAATACGGCGATGGCGACAGCGTGACGGTGACGAACTTCTTCGGTGCCAACAAGTTCAACGCGATCGAATTTGCCAACGGCGTCACCTTCACGCCGGCCCAGCTGTTTGCAAAATACGATATCTGGTTCTCCGAAGGCGCCGACAACGGCACGTTCAGCGACGACGTCGAGACCATCCATGGCGGCGCCGGCAACGACACGATCGCCGCGCTGGGCGGCAACGACGTGCTGTACGGCGACGGCGACAACGACAACCTGCAGGGCGGCGCCGGCAACGACACGCTGTTCGGTGGCGACGGCAGCGACGTGCTGACCGGTGACGTGGGCGACGACCGCTTCGACGGCGGCGCGGGCAACGATACCTACAACAGCGGCGCCGGCAATGACGTGTACGTGCTGCGCGTGGGCTCAGGCGTCGATACGATCAACACGGCCGACAGCACTGTCGGCCGCATCAAGACGCTGGTCTTCGAGGACGTGGCATCGACGGCACTGGCCGGCGTGCAACGCAGCGGCCTCAGCCTGATCCTGAACTATGGCAATGGCGACCAGGTCACACTGGTCAATCATTTCTCGGCGGCCGCCAACGAAGTCAACGTCTTTACCTTCTCCGACAAATCCGTGACGGCTGGCGAACTGCTGGCTGCCTACCCCCTTCGGCTGACGGTCGGCGCCGACACGGCAACGTTCCCGCGCAATACGGACGAGACGATCTACGCGGATGCCGGCAACGACACCGTCGATGCCGCCGGCGGCAACGACGCGATCTACGGCGAGGCCGGTGCGGATTCGCTGACGGGCGGCAGCGGCAACGACACGCTCTCCGGCGGCACGGAAAACGACGTGCTGATCGGCGGCGCCGACAACGACGTGCTGACTGGCGACGCCGGCCGCGACACGCTGACGGGCGACGCCGGCGACGACGTGCTGCGCGGCGGCGTGGAAGCCGACAGCCTGGTGGGCGGCATCGGCAACGACACACTGGACGGCGGCGCCGGCAACGATACGCTGACGGGCGACGCCGGCAACGACCTGTACCTGCTGCGCGTGGGCTCCGGCAATGACACGATCAACCTGGCCGACACGACCACGGGTCCGAAGATCGAGACGGTGCGCTTCGAGGACGTCAACTCGGACGCATTGACGGCAGTAAGGCGCAGCGGCGGCAACCTGATTCTCGAGTATGGCAACGGCGACAGCGTCACGTTCACGGCGTATTACACCGGCAACAAGTTCACCACCCTGGCGTTTGCCGACGGCGTCAGCCTCGACCATGACGGCCTGTTTGCCCGCTACGCCGTGCGCCTGACGGAACTGGCCGACAGCGCGGCATTCACGGACACCCCGGAAACCGTCTACGGTGGCGCCGGCAACGACGTCATTACCGCGCTGGGCGGCAACGATGTCGTCCATGGCGAAGGCGATAACGACAACCTGAATGGCGGCGTCGGCAACGACTCGCTGTACGGCGGCGCCGGCAACGACAACCTGACCGGCGACGTGGGCGACGACGTGCTGGACGGCGGCACGGGCAACGACACGATGACGAGCGGCGCCGGCAACGACACGTTCCTGCTGCGCACCGGCGACGGCGTCGACACGCTCAACGTGGCGGACACCGTCGCGGGACGGGTCGATACGATTGTCTTCGAGGATATCGGCGCCCTGAATATGGCAGGCGTGCAGCGCGTGGGCGCCAATCTGGTGCTGAACTACACGGCAGCCGACCAGGCCACGATCACTAACTTCTTCAGCGGCCCGACCCAGGTCGTCAACACGCTGAAGTTCGCGGACGCCACCTGGACCGTGCAGGAGTTGCTGGACAATTACTACATCAATCTGTCGGTGGCGGCCGATACCCTGACCTTCTCCGCACTGGGCGAAGCCGTCAAGGCGGGCGCCGGTAACGACGTGCTGGACGGCGGTGCCGGCAACGACCGCCTGTACGGTGAACTCGGCAGCGACAGGCTGACGGGCGGCATCGACAACGACGAGCTGTACGGCGGCGACGGCCTGGACACCCTGCTGGGCGGCACGGGCGAAGATGTGCTGGAAGGCGAACTGGGCGTGGACTCCCTGCTGGGCGAAGCCGGCAACGACGTGCTGCGCGGCGGTGCGGGCAACGACATCCTGGACGGCGGCGCCGGTGACGACCTGCTGGACGGCGGCGTCGACAACGATGCGCTGACGGGCGGCGTCGGCAACGACACCTATCTGTTCCGCCTGGGCTCGGGCGTCGACACGGTCACGGCAACGGACAGCACCGTGGGCCGCGTCGAAGTGGTGGCATTCGAGGACATTGCGGCATCGCAGCTGACGTCCGTGGTCCGCAGCGGCAACAACTTCGTGCTGACGTACGGCACGGCGGACAAGGTGACGGTGGTGAACCAGTTCCTGTCCGCCACGTACGCCGTCAACGCCTTCCAGTTTGCCGATGGCCAGGTCTACACGGCGGCCGAACTGCAGGCGCTGGGCTCGGCCATGACGGCCAGCGCGACCGAGGCCGCGCTGGTGGGCGTGGCACCGCTGGAGCCGGTGCTCTAA
- a CDS encoding flagellin N-terminal helical domain-containing protein — MASVINTNVASLNSQRNLSSSSSALATSLQRLSSGLRINSAKDDAAGLAISDRMNSQIRGMTQATRNANDGVSMAQTAEGALSSSGDILQRIRELAVQSSNSSNSASDRQALQTEVTQLGSELNRIAQTTTFNGQALLDGSMGTANFQVGADANQLISANGANFLTSTYGNNRVENAQSAVSTSNSSVASSVVVSGGRGTKTVTTANGDSAKTIAANINKQTADTGVTATAKTQVNINTGNGAVSFKLNADNTAANAVDINFTVGGTGSTSADYASGINAINAQSAKTGVTAEYDQKNGGIKLTHASGETINIENKTTTAKFDVSSYTAAGATSGTADIKAAAAKGIANGNITFDSETSFAVTDAGTGLGVGAAAGATTAQASTLKAVSELDVTSFDNAQLAIKIADAALASVNTQRAAYGALQSRFSSAISNLASTTENLSASKSRIVDTDFAAETASMTRGQILQQAGTAMLAQANSLPNGVMSLLRG; from the coding sequence ATGGCATCCGTAATCAATACCAACGTCGCATCCCTGAACTCGCAGCGCAACCTGAGCTCGTCGTCTTCCGCACTGGCTACCTCCCTGCAGCGTCTGTCCTCCGGTCTGCGTATCAACAGCGCCAAGGACGACGCGGCTGGCCTGGCGATTTCCGATCGTATGAACTCGCAGATCCGCGGCATGACGCAAGCAACGCGTAACGCCAACGACGGCGTGTCGATGGCGCAAACGGCTGAAGGCGCACTGTCCTCGTCCGGCGACATCCTGCAGCGTATCCGCGAACTGGCAGTGCAGTCGTCGAACTCGTCGAACTCGGCTTCCGACCGTCAGGCACTGCAGACTGAAGTGACCCAGCTGGGCTCGGAACTGAACCGTATCGCACAAACCACCACGTTCAATGGCCAGGCGCTGCTGGATGGCTCGATGGGCACGGCGAACTTCCAGGTTGGCGCCGATGCCAACCAGCTGATCTCCGCCAACGGCGCGAACTTCCTGACGAGCACCTACGGTAACAACCGTGTGGAAAACGCCCAGTCGGCTGTTTCGACCAGCAACTCGTCGGTCGCTTCGAGCGTTGTCGTCTCCGGTGGCCGTGGTACGAAGACCGTCACCACCGCCAACGGCGATTCGGCAAAAACCATCGCCGCCAACATCAACAAGCAGACCGCCGACACCGGCGTGACCGCTACGGCGAAGACGCAAGTCAACATCAACACGGGCAACGGCGCTGTCAGCTTCAAGCTCAATGCCGACAATACCGCGGCGAACGCGGTGGACATCAACTTCACCGTCGGCGGCACGGGCTCGACGTCGGCAGACTATGCATCGGGCATCAACGCCATCAACGCCCAGTCGGCCAAGACGGGCGTCACCGCTGAATACGACCAGAAGAACGGCGGCATCAAGCTGACGCACGCTTCCGGCGAAACGATCAACATCGAGAATAAAACCACCACCGCCAAGTTCGACGTCTCCTCCTACACGGCAGCAGGCGCCACCAGTGGGACTGCGGATATCAAGGCCGCCGCTGCAAAGGGTATCGCCAACGGCAATATCACGTTCGACTCGGAAACCAGCTTCGCCGTGACGGACGCCGGTACGGGACTGGGTGTTGGTGCAGCGGCAGGTGCAACGACGGCGCAAGCGTCGACGCTGAAAGCGGTTTCCGAACTGGACGTGACGAGCTTCGACAACGCCCAGCTGGCAATCAAGATCGCCGATGCCGCACTGGCAAGCGTGAACACCCAGCGCGCCGCTTACGGTGCTCTGCAGTCCCGCTTCTCGTCGGCCATCTCGAACCTGGCATCGACGACGGAAAACCTGTCGGCATCGAAGAGCCGTATCGTCGATACCGACTTTGCAGCGGAAACCGCCAGCATGACCCGCGGCCAGATTCTGCAGCAGGCAGGTACCGCGATGCTGGCCCAGGCCAACTCGCTGCCTAACGGCGTGATGAGCCTGCTGCGCGGCTAA
- a CDS encoding flagellar protein FlaG — MTIDTLGGLPGGAGRGLVGNDTTANATQQAAGIRPPVVATQTPDAVKAKDAPVPMDELKDAVGKLNANMQANARSLQFSIDEDSKRTVVKLIDVNTQEVVRQYPTEEALRLSKSLDSLLGRLIHQAV; from the coding sequence ATGACGATCGATACGCTGGGTGGTCTGCCGGGTGGCGCGGGACGCGGGCTGGTCGGCAACGACACGACCGCGAACGCGACGCAGCAAGCGGCCGGCATCCGCCCGCCCGTGGTGGCAACGCAGACGCCGGACGCCGTCAAGGCCAAGGATGCGCCCGTCCCCATGGACGAGCTGAAAGATGCTGTCGGCAAGCTCAACGCGAACATGCAGGCCAACGCGCGCAGCCTGCAGTTTTCCATCGACGAGGACAGCAAACGCACTGTCGTCAAGCTGATCGATGTGAACACGCAGGAAGTCGTGCGCCAGTACCCCACCGAGGAAGCGCTGCGCCTGTCGAAATCGCTGGACAGTTTACTGGGCCGGCTGATTCACCAGGCTGTTTGA